The proteins below are encoded in one region of Pseudomonas putida NBRC 14164:
- a CDS encoding D-hexose-6-phosphate mutarotase yields the protein MPEHPLHRFFSSQRPRPTFEWERYQQRDVLIIDHPRCQAVFSRQGAQLLHFQPAGERPWLWCAEQWPQVGAIRGGVPVCWPWYGRHPSEDLWPAHGWARLLDWKLVDSREDEEGVTLKWRLDLCDWQVDLHARLGCRMELSLSTEHQDSEPCQLSHALLAYWRISDVSEIALSGLEDIEGYDRLNRQACREEGALKLKGGCQKVYPGTPRVQLQDPAWQRELCIDTGDSDDTVVWHPGNRPLMGVTGRESQRFVCVEAASGSGEGLSLAPGQRAHLRLQAHRLS from the coding sequence ATGCCCGAACATCCGCTCCATCGCTTCTTTTCCTCGCAGCGGCCAAGGCCGACATTCGAGTGGGAGCGTTACCAGCAGCGCGATGTGCTGATCATCGATCACCCCCGTTGCCAGGCGGTATTCAGCCGCCAGGGCGCGCAGCTGCTGCACTTTCAGCCGGCAGGTGAACGGCCTTGGCTGTGGTGCGCCGAGCAGTGGCCGCAGGTGGGGGCGATCCGTGGCGGTGTGCCGGTGTGCTGGCCGTGGTATGGCCGTCACCCCAGTGAGGACCTGTGGCCGGCCCATGGCTGGGCGCGCCTGCTGGATTGGAAGCTGGTGGACAGCCGCGAAGACGAGGAGGGCGTGACCTTGAAGTGGCGCCTGGACCTGTGCGACTGGCAGGTCGACCTGCACGCAAGGCTGGGCTGCCGTATGGAGCTGAGCCTGAGCACCGAGCACCAGGACAGCGAACCCTGCCAGCTGAGCCATGCGCTCCTGGCGTACTGGCGTATCAGCGACGTGTCCGAGATAGCGCTGTCCGGGTTGGAGGATATCGAAGGTTACGACCGCCTCAACCGCCAGGCCTGCCGTGAAGAGGGCGCGCTGAAGCTCAAGGGCGGCTGTCAGAAGGTTTACCCCGGCACGCCGAGGGTACAGCTGCAGGACCCGGCCTGGCAGCGCGAGCTGTGCATCGATACTGGCGACAGCGACGACACCGTAGTCTGGCACCCGGGTAACCGGCCGCTGATGGGCGTGACCGGCCGTGAAAGCCAGCGCTTTGTCTGCGTCGAGGCCGCCAGCGGCAGTGGTGAGGGCCTGAGCCTGGCGCCGGGGCAGCGTGCCCACCTGCGCCTGCAGGCGCACCGGCTCAGTTGA
- the hexR gene encoding DNA-binding transcriptional regulator HexR, which produces MRNLLEQIQGRLDELNKAERKVAEVILLNPQQATRFSIAALAQAAKVSEPTVNRFCRSFGVSGYPELKLQLAQSLASGAAYVSRAVEADDDPAAYTQKIFASAIASLDGACQQLDPQQVSRAVDMMIQARQIHFFGLGASAPVALDAQHKFFRFNLAVSAHADVLMQRMLASVAHTGDLFVIISYTGRTRELVEVARLARENGASVLGLTAAGSPLANACSLSLHIPLPEDTDIYMPMTSRIIQLTVLDVLATGMTLRRGVDFQPHLRKIKESLNASRYPIEDDELN; this is translated from the coding sequence GTGCGAAACCTCCTGGAACAGATCCAGGGACGCCTCGACGAGCTGAACAAGGCCGAACGCAAAGTCGCCGAAGTCATCCTCCTCAACCCGCAACAAGCCACCCGCTTCAGCATTGCTGCGCTGGCCCAGGCGGCCAAGGTCAGCGAACCGACCGTCAACCGCTTCTGCCGCTCATTTGGTGTCAGCGGCTACCCCGAACTCAAGCTGCAACTGGCACAGAGCCTGGCCAGCGGCGCCGCCTACGTCAGCCGCGCGGTAGAGGCCGACGATGACCCGGCAGCCTACACCCAGAAGATCTTCGCCAGTGCCATCGCCTCGCTCGACGGCGCCTGCCAGCAACTGGACCCGCAGCAGGTCAGCCGCGCCGTGGACATGATGATCCAGGCCCGGCAGATCCACTTCTTCGGCCTGGGCGCCTCGGCCCCGGTGGCCCTGGATGCCCAGCACAAGTTCTTCCGCTTCAACCTGGCGGTGTCGGCCCACGCCGATGTACTGATGCAGCGCATGCTGGCCTCGGTAGCCCACACCGGCGACCTGTTCGTGATCATTTCCTACACCGGGCGCACCCGCGAACTGGTCGAAGTGGCCCGCCTGGCCCGTGAAAACGGCGCTTCGGTGCTGGGCCTGACCGCCGCAGGCTCGCCGCTGGCCAACGCCTGCAGCCTGAGCCTGCACATCCCGTTGCCGGAAGACACCGACATCTACATGCCGATGACCTCGCGGATCATCCAGCTGACCGTGCTCGATGTGCTGGCCACTGGCATGACCCTGCGCCGCGGCGTCGACTTCCAGCCGCACCTGCGCAAGATCAAGGAAAGCCTGAACGCCAGCCGCTACCCGATCGAGGACGACGAACTCAACTGA
- a CDS encoding carbohydrate porin: MEQRKRIRTLGSLALLAVVGSSGVQAAEAFSSESKWMTGDWGGTRTELLEKGYDFTLDYVGEVAGNLHGGYNDDKTARYSDQFALGAHLDLQKIFGWHDAEFKLAITERSGRNLSNDRISDPRAGQFSSVQEVWGRGQTWRLTQMWIKQKYFDGALDVKFGRFGEGEDFNSFPCDFQNLAFCGSQVGNWVGGIWYNWPVSQWALRVKYNITPEFFVQVGAFEQNPSNLETGNGFKLSGSGTKGAILPVEAVWSPKVNGLPGEYRLGYYYSTAKADDVFDDVNGNPQALTGGAFKSHSSKHGWWVVAQQQVTAQGGDVNRGLSLFANFTVHDKATNVVDNYQQVGLVYKGAFDARPKDDIGFGVARIHVNDDVKKRAELLNAQSGINDYDNPGFVPLQRTEYNAELYYGFHVTNWLTVRPNLQYIKSPGGVDEVDNALVAGLKIQSSF, from the coding sequence ATGGAACAGCGCAAACGTATCAGGACATTGGGCTCGCTGGCTTTGCTCGCCGTTGTCGGCAGCAGCGGCGTGCAGGCTGCCGAGGCTTTTTCCAGCGAATCGAAATGGATGACCGGGGATTGGGGCGGCACTCGTACCGAGTTGCTGGAGAAGGGCTACGACTTCACCCTCGACTACGTCGGAGAGGTGGCCGGCAACCTGCACGGTGGCTACAACGACGACAAGACTGCACGCTACAGCGACCAGTTTGCCCTTGGCGCACACCTGGACCTGCAGAAGATCTTCGGGTGGCACGATGCCGAGTTCAAGCTGGCGATCACCGAGCGCAGCGGCCGCAACCTGTCCAACGACCGCATCAGCGACCCGCGCGCCGGGCAGTTCAGCTCGGTGCAGGAGGTGTGGGGCCGCGGCCAGACCTGGCGCCTGACCCAGATGTGGATCAAGCAAAAGTACTTCGACGGCGCGCTGGACGTGAAATTCGGCCGCTTTGGCGAGGGCGAGGACTTCAACAGCTTCCCGTGCGACTTCCAGAACCTGGCCTTCTGCGGCTCGCAAGTAGGCAACTGGGTGGGCGGCATCTGGTACAACTGGCCGGTCAGCCAGTGGGCGCTGCGGGTGAAGTACAACATCACCCCGGAATTCTTCGTGCAGGTCGGCGCCTTCGAGCAGAACCCCTCCAACCTGGAAACCGGTAATGGCTTCAAGCTCAGCGGCAGCGGCACCAAGGGGGCAATCCTGCCGGTGGAGGCGGTGTGGTCGCCCAAGGTCAACGGCCTGCCGGGGGAGTACCGCCTGGGTTACTACTACAGCACGGCCAAGGCCGACGATGTGTTCGACGACGTCAACGGCAACCCGCAGGCGCTGACTGGCGGGGCATTCAAGTCGCATTCCAGCAAGCACGGTTGGTGGGTAGTGGCGCAGCAGCAGGTCACCGCCCAAGGTGGCGACGTCAACCGCGGCCTCAGCCTGTTCGCCAACTTCACCGTGCACGACAAGGCCACCAACGTGGTCGACAACTACCAGCAGGTGGGGCTGGTCTACAAAGGCGCCTTCGACGCCCGACCCAAGGATGACATCGGCTTCGGTGTGGCGCGTATTCATGTGAATGACGACGTGAAGAAACGCGCCGAACTGCTCAATGCCCAGAGTGGTATCAACGATTACGACAACCCGGGCTTCGTTCCGCTGCAACGCACCGAGTACAACGCCGAGCTCTACTACGGCTTCCACGTCACCAACTGGCTGACCGTACGGCCCAACCTGCAGTACATCAAGAGCCCGGGCGGGGTGGACGAAGTGGACAACGCGCTGGTCGCGGGCTTGAAGATTCAGTCGTCATTCTGA